Proteins encoded in a region of the Zea mays cultivar B73 chromosome 4, Zm-B73-REFERENCE-NAM-5.0, whole genome shotgun sequence genome:
- the LOC103654095 gene encoding cytochrome P450 714C3, whose translation MDGAVAIAAAAVLLLCAFIYAAWLAPAAARRRLRGAGFDGPRPSFPFGNLPEITASLQAQAQANNNKSSAVASGDIHAAVFPYFARWRESFGKVFVYWLGTEPFLYVAHPEFLKAATAGALGKRWGKPDVFRRDRMPMFGRGLVMAEGEEWTRHRHIIAPAFSATNLNDMIGLMQETTAKMLAEWGDAVAASGDQQDGAVVDVERGVVRNAAEIIAKASFGVTDDEAGARVFRKLQAMQAMLFQSNRLVGVPLARLLHVRKTYDAWRLGRQIDALLMDIIHDARRRRRQGKDLLSLLLAGTEEATDRRLTTRELVDECKTFFFGGHETTALALSWTLLMLAAHPDWQDALREEVERELGNKDDQGQKLDAAALGRLTKMGWVMSEVLRLYPPSPNVQRQALEDVQVAEGKGAAVVIPRGTNMWVDVVAMHHDVDLWGDDAHEFRPERFARDPMQGGCRHRMGFLPFGFGGRICVGRNLTAMEYRVVLAMLLRRFRVSVAPEYRHAPKIMLSLRPSNGIQLRLTPLVTADAKSSSA comes from the exons ATGGACGGCGCCGTAGCGatagcggcggcggcggtccTGCTGCTCTGCGCCTTCATCTACGCGGCGTGGCTGGCACCGGCCGCAGCCAGGCGCCGCCTCCGCGGGGCGGGCTTCGACGGGCCACGCCCGTCCTTCCCCTTCGGCAACCTCCCCGAGATCACGGCCTCGCTGCAGGCCCAGGCCCAGGCCAACAACAACAAGTCCTCCGCCGTCGCCAGCGGCGACATCCACGCCGCCGTCTTCCCCTACTTCGCCCGCTGGCGCGAGTCCTTCGGCAAGGTCTTCGTCTACTGGCTGGGCACGGAGCCGTTCCTGTACGTGGCCCACCCGGAGTTCCTCAAGGCCGCCACCGCCGGCGCGCTGggcaagcgctgggggaagcccgACGTGTTCCGCCGCGACCGCATGCCCATGTTCGGCCGGGGCCTCGTCATGGCCGAGGGCGAAGAGTGGACCCGGCACCGACACATCATCGCGCCAGCCTTCTCCGCCACAAACCTCAAC GACATGATCGGGCTCATGCAGGAGACCACCGCCAAGATGCTGGCCGAGTGGGGCGACGCGGTGGCGGCGTCCGGCGACCAGCAGGACGGCGCCGTCGTCGACGTGGAGCGGGGCGTGGTCCGGAACGCCGCCGAGATCATCGCCAAGGCGAGCTTTGGGGTGACCGACGACGAGGCCGGCGCGCGGGTGTTCCGGAAGCTGCAGGCCATGCAGGCGATGCTGTTCCAGTCCAACCGCCTCGTCGGGGTGCCGCTGGCGCGCCTGCTGCACGTGCGGAAAACCTACGACGCGTGGCGCCTGGGACGCCAGATCGACGCGCTGCTCATGGACATCATCCAcgacgcgcgccgccgccgccgccaggggAAGGACCTCCTGTCGCTGCTGCTGGCCGGGACGGAGGAAGCCACCGACCGGCGGCTCACCACGAGGGAGCTGGTGGACGAGTGCAAGACCTTCTTCTTCGGCGGGCACGAGACCACGGCGCTGGCGCTGTCGTGGACGCTGCTCATGCTCGCCGCGCACCCGGACTGGCAGGACGCGCTGCGGGAGGAGGTGGAGCGCGAGCTCGGCAATAAGGACGACCAAGGCCAGAAGCTCGACGCCGCCGCGCTTGGCCGCCTCACCAAGATGGGGTGGGTCATGAGCGAGGTGCTGCGCCTCTACCCGCCGTCGCCCAACGTGCAGCGGCAGGCTCTGGAGGACGTGCAGGTGGCGGAGGGCAAGGGGGCCGCTGTCGTCATCCCGCGTGGCACCAACATGTGGGTGGACGTGGTGGCCATGCACCACGACGTGGACCTGTGGGGCGACGACGCGCACGAGTTCCGGCCGGAGCGGTTCGCTCGTGACCCCATGCAGGGCGGGTGCCGCCACCGCATGGGCTTCCTCCCCTTCGGCTTCGGCGGCCGCATCTGCGTCGGACGCAACCTCACCGCCATGGAGTACCGCGTCGTGCTGGCCATGCTGCTGCGCCGCTTCAGGGTGTCGGTGGCGCCGGAGTACCGGCACGCGCCCAAGATCATGCTCTCGCTCAGGCCCTCTAACGGCATCCAGCTCCGTCTCACACCACTGGTCACTGCCGATGCCAAGTCATCGTCGGCCTAA